The proteins below are encoded in one region of Scomber japonicus isolate fScoJap1 chromosome 2, fScoJap1.pri, whole genome shotgun sequence:
- the LOC128365131 gene encoding sialoadhesin-like, protein MKPSSKVWYTIKRSGEEEAVALIEDAGRVQYDDNMNNQHILRINNLKKTDSAEYTFRLQKDDGGWKSNRLGVTLIVSGLEVKFHPAVVTEGQRVTLTCSTSCPLTDNTNYIWYLNSRRLTEPESQNKHLVLDPVTIQHAGNYSCAVKTHQNISSGEKTLTVQSSTRTSTAAVAAVVAALLVIMTLLHRAATSGSGPLFCCQLKIQHNS, encoded by the exons ATGAAGCCCAGCTCTAAAGTTTGGTATACAATAAAGAGAAGTGGTGAAGAGGAAGCTGTCGCGCTGATTGAGGATGCAGGCCGCGTGCAGTATGATGACAACATGAACAACCAGCACATCCTGAgaatcaacaacctgaagaagaCTGACTCAGCAGAATACACATTCAGACTCCAAAAAGATGACGGAGGATGGAAGAGTAATCGACTTGGAGTGACTCTGATTGTCTCAG GTTTGGAGGTTAAGTTTCATCCTGCTGTGGTGACAGAGGGCCAGAGAGTCACACTGACCTGCAGTACCAGCTGTCCTCTGACTGACAACACAAACTACATTTGGTACCTGAACAGTCGACGTCTGACGGAGCCAGAGAGCCAAAACAAACACCTGGTTCTAGACCCAGTCACCATTCAACATGCAGGAAACTACTCCTGTGCTGTCAAAACCCACCAAAACATCAGCTCTGGTGAAAAGACTCTAACTGTCCAAAGTAGTACACGAACATCAACAGCAGCAGTTGCAGCAGTTGTTGCTGCTCTCCTGGTTATAATGACTCTACTCCACCGTGCAGCCACATCAGGATCAGGTCCTCTATTCTGTTGTCAACTTAAGATCCAACACAACTCCTGA